Proteins found in one Salvia splendens isolate huo1 chromosome 10, SspV2, whole genome shotgun sequence genomic segment:
- the LOC121752141 gene encoding uncharacterized protein LOC121752141, whose protein sequence is MANSPAPALSMETVRTQFSLEDPRSQQMINDHLGLNRKRKGDRKGDRTRRSWTDREEETLVIALKDIVARGWKSDNGFRGGYLTKLEDAMRSRFPKTDIKGSPHITSKLTAWKRWYGSLALILNRSGVGDYLY, encoded by the exons ATGGCAAACTCTCCGGCGCCG GCACTGTCCATGGAAACTGTGAGAACCCAATTCAGTTTGGAAGATCCTAGGAGCCAACAAA TGATCAATGATCACTTGGGACTAAACCGCAAGAGGAAAGGAGACCGAAAAGGAGACCGCACGAGGAGAAGCTGGACTGATCGAGAGGAGGAGACACTTGTTATAGCACTGAAGGACATCGTTGCCCGTGGTTGGAAGTCCGACAATGGGTTTCGAGGTGGATATCTTACGAAGCTTGAAGATGCAATGCGAAGTCGGTTTCCAAAGACTGATATTAAGGGCTCTCCGCACATCACCTCAAAACTTACAGCTTGGAAAAGGTGGTATGGGTCGTTGGCTCTTATTCTGAATAGAAGTGGGGTAGGAGATTACCTCTATTAA
- the LOC121752135 gene encoding formin-like protein 5 yields the protein MDPALDPPPPVAAPPAPAIPVSPVLVPHNHPPFSEMISAAITALNERDGSSKRAIAKYIETHYSDLPPTLSDLLTHHLKHLKASGHLLMVKHSYTLPGLRSAPPPPAFNGPATTVESADPSPAAAKRRPGRPPKPKPDAVHVAVPVFPPPLNINDAPAFTSDLPSESAYIAAAVPMPLPVNGTTTPTGAPVRGRGRPPKSAKRGPGRPLKGGGGSGGRGRGRPKKSAAPAAAPAGQAKGPGRPRGRPPKPINVVEGFAPPVSGAHVAPVTAAPSADAPPVVTGKRRGRPPKPGNEAKKARNMNAALPKRRRNLSGKPLGRPRKVVAEATVNRTPDSHLLVAYLDLKAKLENLQSMVKQAATLIRPSLTSEAAVNAIDELELVALNASPPPNAQTQQQPQPEQVQPQS from the exons ATGGACCCAGCGCTGGATCCACCTCCACCGGTTGCCGCCCCGCCCGCGCCGGCTATTCCCGTCTCCCCCGTCCTTGTCCCCCACAACCACCCTCCTTTTTCCGAG ATGATTTCGGCCGCGATTACGGCGCTGAACGAGAGAGACGGGTCGAGCAAGAGAGCCATAGCTAAGTACATCGAGACGCACTACTCCGACCTCCCACCGACTCTCTCCGACTTGCTCACTCACCACCTCAAGCACCTCAAAGCCAGCGGCCACCTCCTCATGGTCAAGCATTCCTACACGCTCCCCGGTCTTAGATCTGCTCCGCCTCCCCCCGCCTTCAACGGCCCCGCCACCACCGTTGAATCTGCCGATCCATCCCCCGCCGCCGCAAAGCGCCGCCCCGGCCGTCCCCCCAAGCCCAAGCCGGACGCCGTCCACGTCGCCGTCCCCGTCTTTCCTCCTCCCCTAAACATCAACGACGCGCCGGCTTTCACCTCCGACTTACCGTCGGAGAGTGCGTATATCGCTGCTGCGGTGCCGATGCCGTTGCCGGTTAACGGCACCACCACCCCCACGGGTGCGCCGGTTAGGGGCCGCGGCCGCCCCCCGAAGAGCGCTAAACGCGGACCCGGCCGCCCACTTAAGGGCGGCGGGGGCAGTGGTGGGAGGGGCAGGGGGAGGCCGAAGAAGAGCGCTGCCCCTGCTGCTGCCCCGGCTGGACAGGCGAAGGGGCCGGGGAGGCCACGAGGGAGGCCTCCTAAGCCGATTAATGTGGTGGAAGGGTTTGCTCCTCCTGTCAGTGGTGCACATGTTGCACCTGTTACCGCTGCTCCGTCTGCGGATGCGCCGCCGGTGGTGACGGGGAAGCGTCGCGGGAGGCCGCCCAAGCCCGGAAACGAGGCAAAGAAGGCTAGGAACATGAATGCTGCGCTTCCCAAGAGACGGAGGAATCTCTCCGGCAAGCCACTTGGCCGGCCGAGAAAG GTGGTTGCTGAAGCAACGGTGAATCGTACTCCAGACTCACATCTCCTTGTGGCGTATCTGGATCTCAAGGCCAAACTTGAAAATTTG CAATCAATGGTCAAGCAAGCTGCAACTTTGATCAGACCATCCCTGACGAGCGAAGCTGCAGTCAACGCCATAGATGAGCTCGAGCTTGTGGCGTTGAATGCGAGTCCCCCCCCAAATGCTCAAACCCAGCAGCAGCCCCAGCCGGAGCAGGTGCAGCCCCAAAGTTAG